One region of Acropora muricata isolate sample 2 chromosome 13, ASM3666990v1, whole genome shotgun sequence genomic DNA includes:
- the LOC136896485 gene encoding protein MCM10 homolog isoform X1, which produces MGDLDDLDILASLADSDLEFNEDDDIGEAIRSGNTSPKSAATQQRRQQEISMEHQQTSQEQCVKEMAAQIATMNEYIRKLEAERNELKETTVDGRKLLDSDLETQHSASSLTKPSKNSSIMPDKSARSLFSKEVKRISHAALQSMNQQECSSSSTGSSKRKLSHIEGDRGDHDHSEHRIVKGGGGGSKQKRGNAEDMGLAAKNVREELLTRKTTPDDDKILSEKYSGLRILNPLISSMVMEKRMEGRKMVKISQIPLKIKGQGDIDGDWVTIGVIVLKLPPKKSSNGKTYGIWKLSDLGANSTNELIALFLFGDVYKEHWKTVEGSVVALLNASLLPAKEKNSKDLALTLDNHKKLMLMGISKDFGKCKGLRKSDNHPCGNYINRQHGEFCEFHVQAAYKKMRSQRMECQAGYAPSAKAPLMKKFQKDLNNSTFMYQGRTVSASTRPTEHKKKNVTLKSLGVGSKSVIDMQGDSNHKQEQRSGDKPSEFLVELLTLPTVGTRNLVKHLNQDEEQKKPPEEKKPTMSASDLLRAHEKEMKNHRKSQSANTVSPRLQNSKQAAPTLGRGLEPGLDVFFDESPILRKRKPSDMDRAKLRAVSLVKEKGPIEKEDPNAVRKKLSPKSMVQIEKRASEEGMKENIDENTDSSRKRRRILGPEFGSIDFESEEVKKILAARSKHVGAVREAEAEREEKYFHELEKKEQLEDKMKTIMEIKVKVVFCKQCNYVAESASKLCFKENHKLKHLKTLKKFFVCKDCKQRSVTYGAAPIPKHPCRNCGSTNYQKTSLYKEKEGPKIGGDTLLVRGEEVPKFLNSLK; this is translated from the exons ATGGGAG ATTTAGACGATCTGGACATTTTAGCTAGCTTAGCTGACAGTGATCTTGAATTTAACGAAGATGATGACATTGGCGAAGCGATACGCTCTGGAAATACCTCGCCGAAATCGGCTGCAACTCAGCAACGTCGTCAAcaagaaatttccatggaaCATCAGCAAACTTCACAAGAACAATGCGTAAAAGAAATGGCtg cACAAATTGCCACCATGAACGAGTACATTAGAAAACTTGAAGCTGAACGGAATG AATTGAAAGAAACAACAGTAGATGGAAGAAAACTGCTAGATTCTGACCTGGAAACTCAACATTCAGCAAGTAGCTTAACAAAGCCTAGTAAGAATTCATCTATAATGCCAGATAAAAGTGCAAGGTCTTTATTTTCTAAGGAAGTCAAAAGGATCTCGCACGCAGCTTTGCAATCTATGAATCAGcaag AATGTAGCTCTTCATCTACTGGATCTTCAAAGAGGAAATTATCTCACATAGAGGGAGACAGAGGTGACCATGATCATAGTGAACACAGAATTGTCAAAGGTGGTGGAGGAGGCTCAAAACAAAAAAGGGGAAATGCAGAAGACATGGGTTTAGCAGCCAAAAATGTTAGAGAAGAGCTTCTAACAAGGAAGACCACTCCAGATGATGACAAAATATTGAGTGAGAAGTATTCTGGTTTGCGGATTTTAAATCCACTCATCTCATCAATGGTTATGGAAAAGAGAATGGAAGGACGAAAGATGGTGAAGATTTCACAGATACCCTTAAAAATCAAAGGGCAGGGAGATATTGATGGGGACTGGGTGACCATTGGTGTAATTGTCCTGAAGCTACCACCAAAGAAAAGCTCTAAT GGCAAAACGTATGGAATTTGGAAACTTTCAGATCTTGGAGCCAACAGCACCAATGAATTAATAGCATTGTTTCTGTTTGGTGACGTATACAAAGAACATTGGAAAACAGTGGAAGGCAGCGTAGTAGCTTTGTTGAATGCTTCACTTTTACCTGCTAAAGAG aaaaattcaaaagattTGGCTCTTACATTGGACAATCATAAAAAGCTGATGCTGATGGGAATATCCAAAGATTTTGGCAAGTGTAAGGGACTCAGAAAATCTGATAACCACCCATGTGGAAATTATATTAACAG ACAACATGGGGAGTTCTGTGAATTTCATGTGCAAGCAGCATACAAGAAAATGCGGTCCCAACGCATGGAGTGCCAGGCTGG TTATGCTCCTTCAGCCAAGGCACCTCTGATGAAGAAATTCCAAAAGGACCTTAACAACTCAACTTTTATGTACCAGGGACGCACAGTATCAGCTTCAACTCGTCCCACCGAacacaagaagaaaaatgtgaCTCTAAAAAGTCTTGGTGTGGGAAGCAAAAGTGTAATTGACATGCAAG GTGATTCGAACCATAAGCAAGAACAAAGAAGTGGTGACAAGCCATCTGAGTTCCT tgtcgAACTTCTCACTTTACCAACAGTAGGAACAAGGAATCTTGTCAAACACTTGAATCAGGATGAGGAACAGA AAAAACCTCCAGAAGAAAAAAAGCCAACAATGTCAGCTTCAGATCTACTGAGAGCTCAtgaaaaagagatgaaaaaccaTAGAAAGTCTCAATCGGCCAACACTGTTTCTCCACGTCTGCAAAACAGCAAACAAGCTGCTCCAACACTTGGACGTGGCCTGGAGCCAGGCTTAGATGTTTTCTTTGACGAATCTCCAAtattaaggaaaagaaaaccaaGTGATATGGATAGAGCAAAG TTGCGAGCTGTCTCGCTCGTGAAAGAGAAAGGGCCCATAGAGAAGGAAGACCCAAATGCTGTAAGAAAGAAACTGTCACCCAAGAGCATGGTACAAATTGAAAAGAGAGCTAGCGAAGAAGGCATGAAAG AAAATATTGATGAGAATACAGATTCAAGTAGAAAGAGACGACGAATCCTAGGTCCGGAATTTGGCTCAATTGACTTCGAATCTGAGGAAGTCAAGAAGATATTGGCCGCGAGATCCAAACATGTTGGTGCTGTGAGAGAG GCTGAAGCTGAAAGggaggaaaaatattttcatgaacTCGAGAAGAAAGAGCAGTTGGAGGACAAAATGAAGACAATCATGGAAATCAAAGTCAAAGTTGTATTCTGCAAACAG TGCAATTATGTTGCGGAAAGTGCTTCTAAACTCTGCTTCAAGGAAAATCACAAACTGAAACATTTGAAGACTTTGAAAAAGTTCTTTGTTTGCAAAGATTGCAAGCAGCGCTCAGTGACGTATGGAGCCGCTCCAATTCCCAAACACCCTTGCCG GAATTGTGGCTCCACAAACTACCAGAAAACGTCTCTATACAAG GAAAAAGAAGGTCCAAAAATCGGAGGAGACACTTTGCTAGTAAGAGGAGAAGAGGTTCCCAAGTTTCTTAACAGTTTAAAATGA
- the LOC136896485 gene encoding protein MCM10 homolog isoform X2, whose amino-acid sequence MGDLDDLDILASLADSDLEFNEDDDIGEAIRSGNTSPKSAATQQRRQQEISMEHQQTSQEQCVKEMAAQIATMNEYIRKLEAERNELKETTVDGRKLLDSDLETQHSASSLTKPKCSSSSTGSSKRKLSHIEGDRGDHDHSEHRIVKGGGGGSKQKRGNAEDMGLAAKNVREELLTRKTTPDDDKILSEKYSGLRILNPLISSMVMEKRMEGRKMVKISQIPLKIKGQGDIDGDWVTIGVIVLKLPPKKSSNGKTYGIWKLSDLGANSTNELIALFLFGDVYKEHWKTVEGSVVALLNASLLPAKEKNSKDLALTLDNHKKLMLMGISKDFGKCKGLRKSDNHPCGNYINRQHGEFCEFHVQAAYKKMRSQRMECQAGYAPSAKAPLMKKFQKDLNNSTFMYQGRTVSASTRPTEHKKKNVTLKSLGVGSKSVIDMQGDSNHKQEQRSGDKPSEFLVELLTLPTVGTRNLVKHLNQDEEQKKPPEEKKPTMSASDLLRAHEKEMKNHRKSQSANTVSPRLQNSKQAAPTLGRGLEPGLDVFFDESPILRKRKPSDMDRAKLRAVSLVKEKGPIEKEDPNAVRKKLSPKSMVQIEKRASEEGMKENIDENTDSSRKRRRILGPEFGSIDFESEEVKKILAARSKHVGAVREAEAEREEKYFHELEKKEQLEDKMKTIMEIKVKVVFCKQCNYVAESASKLCFKENHKLKHLKTLKKFFVCKDCKQRSVTYGAAPIPKHPCRNCGSTNYQKTSLYKEKEGPKIGGDTLLVRGEEVPKFLNSLK is encoded by the exons ATGGGAG ATTTAGACGATCTGGACATTTTAGCTAGCTTAGCTGACAGTGATCTTGAATTTAACGAAGATGATGACATTGGCGAAGCGATACGCTCTGGAAATACCTCGCCGAAATCGGCTGCAACTCAGCAACGTCGTCAAcaagaaatttccatggaaCATCAGCAAACTTCACAAGAACAATGCGTAAAAGAAATGGCtg cACAAATTGCCACCATGAACGAGTACATTAGAAAACTTGAAGCTGAACGGAATG AATTGAAAGAAACAACAGTAGATGGAAGAAAACTGCTAGATTCTGACCTGGAAACTCAACATTCAGCAAGTAGCTTAACAAAGCCTA AATGTAGCTCTTCATCTACTGGATCTTCAAAGAGGAAATTATCTCACATAGAGGGAGACAGAGGTGACCATGATCATAGTGAACACAGAATTGTCAAAGGTGGTGGAGGAGGCTCAAAACAAAAAAGGGGAAATGCAGAAGACATGGGTTTAGCAGCCAAAAATGTTAGAGAAGAGCTTCTAACAAGGAAGACCACTCCAGATGATGACAAAATATTGAGTGAGAAGTATTCTGGTTTGCGGATTTTAAATCCACTCATCTCATCAATGGTTATGGAAAAGAGAATGGAAGGACGAAAGATGGTGAAGATTTCACAGATACCCTTAAAAATCAAAGGGCAGGGAGATATTGATGGGGACTGGGTGACCATTGGTGTAATTGTCCTGAAGCTACCACCAAAGAAAAGCTCTAAT GGCAAAACGTATGGAATTTGGAAACTTTCAGATCTTGGAGCCAACAGCACCAATGAATTAATAGCATTGTTTCTGTTTGGTGACGTATACAAAGAACATTGGAAAACAGTGGAAGGCAGCGTAGTAGCTTTGTTGAATGCTTCACTTTTACCTGCTAAAGAG aaaaattcaaaagattTGGCTCTTACATTGGACAATCATAAAAAGCTGATGCTGATGGGAATATCCAAAGATTTTGGCAAGTGTAAGGGACTCAGAAAATCTGATAACCACCCATGTGGAAATTATATTAACAG ACAACATGGGGAGTTCTGTGAATTTCATGTGCAAGCAGCATACAAGAAAATGCGGTCCCAACGCATGGAGTGCCAGGCTGG TTATGCTCCTTCAGCCAAGGCACCTCTGATGAAGAAATTCCAAAAGGACCTTAACAACTCAACTTTTATGTACCAGGGACGCACAGTATCAGCTTCAACTCGTCCCACCGAacacaagaagaaaaatgtgaCTCTAAAAAGTCTTGGTGTGGGAAGCAAAAGTGTAATTGACATGCAAG GTGATTCGAACCATAAGCAAGAACAAAGAAGTGGTGACAAGCCATCTGAGTTCCT tgtcgAACTTCTCACTTTACCAACAGTAGGAACAAGGAATCTTGTCAAACACTTGAATCAGGATGAGGAACAGA AAAAACCTCCAGAAGAAAAAAAGCCAACAATGTCAGCTTCAGATCTACTGAGAGCTCAtgaaaaagagatgaaaaaccaTAGAAAGTCTCAATCGGCCAACACTGTTTCTCCACGTCTGCAAAACAGCAAACAAGCTGCTCCAACACTTGGACGTGGCCTGGAGCCAGGCTTAGATGTTTTCTTTGACGAATCTCCAAtattaaggaaaagaaaaccaaGTGATATGGATAGAGCAAAG TTGCGAGCTGTCTCGCTCGTGAAAGAGAAAGGGCCCATAGAGAAGGAAGACCCAAATGCTGTAAGAAAGAAACTGTCACCCAAGAGCATGGTACAAATTGAAAAGAGAGCTAGCGAAGAAGGCATGAAAG AAAATATTGATGAGAATACAGATTCAAGTAGAAAGAGACGACGAATCCTAGGTCCGGAATTTGGCTCAATTGACTTCGAATCTGAGGAAGTCAAGAAGATATTGGCCGCGAGATCCAAACATGTTGGTGCTGTGAGAGAG GCTGAAGCTGAAAGggaggaaaaatattttcatgaacTCGAGAAGAAAGAGCAGTTGGAGGACAAAATGAAGACAATCATGGAAATCAAAGTCAAAGTTGTATTCTGCAAACAG TGCAATTATGTTGCGGAAAGTGCTTCTAAACTCTGCTTCAAGGAAAATCACAAACTGAAACATTTGAAGACTTTGAAAAAGTTCTTTGTTTGCAAAGATTGCAAGCAGCGCTCAGTGACGTATGGAGCCGCTCCAATTCCCAAACACCCTTGCCG GAATTGTGGCTCCACAAACTACCAGAAAACGTCTCTATACAAG GAAAAAGAAGGTCCAAAAATCGGAGGAGACACTTTGCTAGTAAGAGGAGAAGAGGTTCCCAAGTTTCTTAACAGTTTAAAATGA